A stretch of DNA from Ranitomeya variabilis isolate aRanVar5 chromosome 1, aRanVar5.hap1, whole genome shotgun sequence:
gctctggagtgccagcgccacagcttggttaccacatgcgagacacagacgtgtttctcgcaagtggaaacaagcccttaggctcCTAATCTCGGCAtggttagcatgtcaatctccacaaggagaaacaatacttcttggatatcggtcagatgccgctcactcagccaaaccagatctccactttgcactgacgaggggcagtaccccgaaacacagtgtctgcaaaattgagattctggcttggcttttatcctaagtcatgtgtcatggctcgttaaagggtcgacattgacttttaggatcgctgcttccaataggtggcactagagttctagtcctcttcctctctgaagagacaatttgcatagtttaaACTGTATAcgctgggagccagtgaagggattttcaAAGAagagaagcaggagtgtagcgaggagagagattaattaatcaggcagagttaaggacggactggagtggttcaagagtgttagaaggtaggccatagaggaggatgttgcagtagtcgaggcgggagatgattagggcatgcacaagcattttgttaGCATGagtgttgaggaaaggacggattctggaaatgtgtttgagctggaggtgacaggcttggatgtgcggtttgaaggacagggcagagtccaagattactccgaggcagcggaacaATGTATCCTGGTAATATAAACTTATCGATATATAGCATAGCCATATAAGCATGATGGCTACAGCAGTTGAACAGTAACACATATTCATCATACCACCCACAATGCTGCCAACCACATGGCGAGGCAGCAATATGTATTATTGTAAACAGCATGAGATATGGAACAATCTCCCCAAAATAGTCAAGGACACATCATCACAGCATATTTGGATTTCTAGGATGTCCCGCCGGTACACAGGTAGATTTCCCCCCTTAAAAAACTCCCAACACATTTCTTCACTTATGATTCATCAGGGGAGCTGATCAAGGTACACTGTGTCCTGCAGCTAAAGAGAAATGAAATGCTGCCATGTAACACTTACTCATGTGTGTCCATTTAAGCATTGCACCCCTTCATGGTGTTTGTAGTGTGTGACGTATCTTTGGTTTCCCTTTAAGGGGATTCACATACCAAAATATACATTTTATCATTGGTGTCCATATTTGTTGCACATTGCACTTTGTCTAGGCTTCACCACTAATTTAGattttaaaacctacaagagaaaaagcaaaaaccctgctgtaactaagtaaataaaaagcaaaaaagtgcatttaaatagcacagagtttttagtaatattgtttttgattaaaaaaatagcataaaagccatcctatcacgacaaggtgactctgatcgggacagtcctacactgtataATATTACaatcttaccatgtgtcaatgttgacctcagtgtgaataagggcagacaacaggactgggcccatCCAGTGAAACACCAGCCTAGGGAAGCCCTATGTATATAcagtctctagctcagaaacagggaggccataccctggcttgcacagaatgcaataatacaaatgctatttttttgattaaaaaaaaaaaaagttttactaaaAACTCTGGGttctacagcagggtttttgctcactttttctcttgtaggttttatatgttttgtggccaatgtgaacatgcgtttaaggctactttcacactagcgtagttttgaatccgtcgcaatgcgtcatttaggagaaaaaaacgcatcctgcaaagttatctgcaggatgcgtttttcccccatagacttacattaccgacacattgcgacgtatggtcacacgttgcaaccgtcgtgcgacggttgcgtcatgttttggcagaccgtcggcacaaaaaaagttacatgtaactttttttgcgcgtcgtgtccgccattttcgaccgcgcatgctaaAGTGACTGCCAGCACAGAGTGACTGTTCAAAGCAAGTACAGATGCTTGGTGCATCATGGTGGGGCCAAACGTTTAATTGCATCTTCCCAACATCTATCTCCTCCCttttctggctctatgaagccagagctgtcaaagaagagggggagatagagagaaaacaaACCAGTGGGAAGGTATATATCTGCTGAGCCACCCacttaggccgaggtcacacttgcaactgcaatgcgagaaactcgcacgagtctcgcgcctcaatacccggcactgccaccggcattcggaccggagcgttcagctgcatagaaaaacaTACAGCCTCAcattctggtcccgagtgccgggtattgaggcacgagtttctcgcattgcagttgcaagtgtgaccccggccttaacatGATTTAAATATTTGCTAGGaaaccaaaaataataattttttattaaagcaccactccagccctTTTTTATTGCacggctggagtggcgctttaaggctatgtgcacactttgcggattccactgtggaATTTTccccagcggaattccaaaatccgcagtgaaaacccgtcgcgGTTTTTTCGGCGGTTTCTTATACGGattttcatctgcatcttcctattggagcaggtgaaaatccgcagaaaagaagtgacatgctgtggaatgtaatccgcagcgtttccgcatggttttttccgcagcatgtgcacagcgttttttgtttcccataggtttacattgtactgtaaactcattggaaactgctgcggatccgcagcggtcaaatccgctgcagatccgcagtggaatccgcaaagtgtgcacatagcctaaaagtactGTAATTCCTCTGCCGCCGATAAAAAAAAACGCTCAGGCAGGACTTTTGCCAGGTACATATTTAGTATTTTGTTTGCTTGCAGGCAGACTGTTAAACTTACAGAATCTGAATTTTTAGATATTTTTGAATTTTCTATTTTGTGACTCTACACggggaggtgtgtgtgaaggacgcgCAAACAAAAGATGGACGCAACATATACTGTAGATGCGTTAATAAAAATGATATGTGCTAAGAATAAAATAGGAAAACATGCTGCAGGGTAGTAAAATGAATATATTATAAATCAATACTGCAGGTATAATATATGGCTGTAGCTGGTGGGgcagaggccggcgtcacactagcgagttttacggacgtatgagaggcgcagaaaatacggattgcacacggtacagtgattctctatgtcccagctcctatctgccgtattttacggtcttgtacggccgtggaaaatcgcggcatgctgcgtttgtcagcgtattgcgcaaaaaatacgccaatgaaagtctatgggggcgcaaaaaatacggattacacacggaccatgcgtgtgacttgcgagaaatacgccagacatctccaggtgccaggaaatgtgccaagcccataCACATCTTCACAGCACGGGGGAGCAAGGCAGTGGAAGGAGTGCGCAGGAGGAGACGATGGCTGTTTCGCGCTtgacacagcgcttctacgggtccatgcctGAAGGAAGTGACGCTGGAAGAAATAGGTGAGTATGCACAAACTCCACTCGCGTCACAGACCAATCAGGCATGACAAGGTGCATCGTGTGAAAATGAAAACACTTAAAAACAACGTAACAAGAGCACGGTTCGCATCAGATAACGATAGTAAATAGATCAGCATAGGAGACCGATTCGAATCCACATTCTCTAGCCTACAAGTAAAGTAAGTGCAATACAAGCGAGACATTTACATATAAATACACAAAGTGCAGGAGCCCATAGATCCGTTTTTGAGGAGGATTACGTTTACTcggttaaaaacatttttcttaaaCACATAAAATTATATCTGAGATACGTCGACGACATTTTTGTAGTGTGGGACGGTACTGAAAAATAATTCATATCTTTTGTAGATTATTTGAATAGGAGTAATAACATGCCGTCGTCTCCTCCTGCGCACTCCTTCCACTGCCttgctcccccgtgccgtgaagatgtgcaTGTATATTTATATTTGAATAAAGGAACTTTCGAccccaggaccggtgagtgctgcgttattCTACTTTATGATTCACTACAAATCAATTTTGTTTTCCACGCAAGCACCTCCGGTTATTGATTGGATCTATCACCTATTGAAAGTCTTGGTCTAGCGTCTCTTGTGATTCTGCAGCTCgcttttttcttttgctttattgAACAATAGTGTTGATAACACATTATAAAGCACAAGTATGTTGATTAAGAAAAAACACTGGAATATCAATGAAATTTAGCAATATTTACCTAGTGTACTTACGTACAACATtaaaaatatttgttaaaatagctgatagcaaaccctgaacaaaaaaaccatcatcaacatacagcatgtgaggatgttgaatacataccgtaaggtaaggagaagacgttcctctgcggatatgctttttcgcatcctggtgtcctgatacgcAAGTCCtagacgtactgtctccaacaagatatcaaatgttggtatgGTCATTCGACAGTATAAGaaaaacttatcaggatgtgcacgcaGAGAGGTATAGAGCCTCTTAAAATGGTCTTTAGTAaggcgttgggtcaaaagaggatgcacccacattcttcttctcctccttcgtggatctacaatcacagggtatggcaggCCAAACCGActcgacaagacccagttaaacaaaacctgagtttgagttggggtgaagtgcagtaggtcagacatggtgcaaacgttaccacaacacaccaacagatgcacaaccacaaactGACCATAtgtgagggtgccacctgttgtagaggccttaaatagggtcgcTGATGCTGATTGAAATTAATTTCTGcctccaaaaccgttaaatgtccattttgtgaggttgcgtggaaaaaacgcattacggatgtcatacggattacatacgcaacattacatgcgcaaaatacgcgaccacaccttgccaacggattgcatacggatcaccatttctggatttttgatgcgtattacggccgtaaaatacggaccgtatttacctacgctgagtgtgacaccggccaaaTAGTGCAGGTATATAGTAGATGCAGGTAAGTATATAGACACAACAAAACACTTGCAACATCCAGCAAGGACAGCACAGATAAGAATGAGTTAACACATACGAGTATGGCAGCAGGACCTCCTGTGAAAAgggcccaccccaacgcgcgtttcggctttGCTAAGATTTTTTAAGCATTACTTATCTCACTGACTCTATATCAGTTTTCTTGGATGTTAGTTTGCACTTGCTGTATCCTTTGGCCATGTTCCTTCTGATACATGCGCATATCTTTATTAGTTCCCATATATAACTGTTTATACATATATTAATGAGCATATCAATTCTCAATTCCTTGTTATACGGAGGTATAAACAAAGCATTTTCACTATTCtgaggtaaaaaaaagaattattacTTTCCAgttcaacttaaaaaaaaaaatgtaagagcaAACAACActgtttaaagggaaggtgccatcaaaaaaattttttttacagaaattgtaaaaatgtaaagaattaatgtttacattttcttaaaaattattatcatttgtttataatttagtaaaatatgaaaaataatttgaaaagttttggaatttccacttttaaacactagggggagcagctgctgaaatttcagaaaaacctcgtgtacaacaagctcacattacagcactgcagtaattatgggcggagtctgctgacgtgtgtgatgtctcctctccttcccttctgggtgtctgctaagggataagaggatgatattcaggaacccagtgagcagccattttgttggtgactgcagagtaaggctgccgtcacactatcagtatttggtcagtattttacctcagtatttgtagccaaaaccaggagtggaacaattagaggagaagtataacagacacatctgcaccacttctgcatttatcagccactcctggtcttggcttacaaatactgaggtaaaatactgaccaaatactgaatgtgtgacggcagccttaggctacttgcacactagcgttgttggctgtacgtcgcaatgcgtcgttcaggagataaaacacatcctgcaaagttgtctgcaggatgtgttttttccccatagactaacattaccgacgcattgcgacgtattgccacacgtcgcaaccaccgtgcgacggttgagtcgtgttttggcggaccaccgccacaaaaaaaattacatgtaacgttttttttgtgcgtcgagtccgccattttcgaccgtgcatgcgcagccgaaactccgccccctcctccccggaccttacaatggggcagcggaagcgtcgtaagactacatccgctaccacgtcgggcatttctttcacagcatgcgtcggtacgtcggcccgacgcactgcgacgggcccgtactgacgctagtgtgaaagccttatactgacaagtagacagtcaccgaggatggcagccagcaaggattctgggagatatgtggtggagggagcagggtgaccgcagcgcagagtatttcaggagagcagtgtgctggtctatgtgggccccctgtttggtgcgcggagcagccagggattgtacatagagcactgtcttttatacacatggatggaccgtctgctccacagaaatccaggaaacatttataAAATAGCAATTCTGCATTTGGAACAATTTCTGGTTTCTTCTTTCTATTACGATAAACAATCCTCTTCACATAAATACAAAAGCCACAATATAGATAATGCGTTGGTTTATTTAGTTATTAAAATTAAAAAGGCGAAAAAGTCTTGCCCAGAAACACAATTTGGATGAAGATATAAGGTTAATTGTTTTAAAATCCTGCCTgcctgccttcagtgtgaatgtacaattttcatagtcatgaaaatacagaaaaatctttaaatgagaaggtgtgtccaaacttttgatctgtactgtacatcCTCCCTACAGCCCCTCGCTTCCAGTCGTAGGGGATAGGGGAGGCATTTTGATTGACAGTCAGCACTGCAGTGCGTGTGTGTGCAGCATATGTGTAAGCAGGCTGTGAATCAAAGTGCAGGGGTGCCTTCACAGTGCTCACTCTGTAAAGTAAGCAGCGACTGTAATTGCTGCCTGCATCACCCCTATAACTGGAAATAAGTGGTCACAgggtgaacaaaagttcattttctccctgtatccGCACTTACAGTAAGGCAGTCAGGATTTTAATGTTATTTACCTTCAGATTACTCtcatatctgcagataaatagtaTTTCTGGTCATGACAGGTTTGCATTGACCAACTGTAATAAACAGTTAATTcatgaaaaaatagaaataaaaacagTACAAAAGCTGTAAAGTGAATATAACGCGTCCTTCAATAAGACTCAGTCAGATCTGAATGGCTTTGTTTTGGCAAGGAAGCTAAGTTCTAACCACCATAGGGACGTCTGTGTGCTGACTTCCACTTGCGAACACCAAGACGTCTCTCATAATTGCAAACAAAAATTCATGGTTGCTCGCCTCGTACAACGCTCTCCGAAACCAGTGTTTTCGTGCATTGTTCTCTACATTAATCCTTGGGGTACACAAAGGCTCACATGTGTTAGTTCCGCGCATCACCATCGCCTGTACATGCTTAACATTGTTGTTGTGATCCAATATCGCTAACTGTGTTCTTGCCACCAAGTCTTCAACAAAAAAGGGGTCTCTTTTGGGTTGGTATTTTGAAGTAGCACCATGGTAGACCTCAAGCTCAGCGCTGTTGCACAACTGACACAGATGTCTGAGGTCTTGCTGAAGCCTTTTATTGAGCACTATTGTCTTAAGGTAGTTGTGCGCTTTGCCTCCCTTACAGAGCCATTTTCGACGCCGACAGACATCCAGTGGGATGTCATCATGCCGGCAATGTTCATATCCATTCCCTGCTTGCCATGAATGTGTGTTCACTACATGATGCAATAGAGAATTCCATTTCTGCACTAAGACATCTGGTTTCTCATCGCAGGTTCTGGCGCACCACCAAAGGTGTGACATGATGGGGCTGACCCATGATGATAAAGCCGAACAATTCTTTTTACGACTTGCTCGCTCTATTTTTTTACCCACAGACTTGGCCATTTGCCAAGCATCAACTTGATGAATAATAGTACAAAATTCCCGTTTTATCATTTTTCTTATGCCAACGCGACGTGCTGTGCATACCATCTTCACATGCAGTTTTTGATCAAGCAGGTTCCGGAGGACCTTTTTGCAAGCTCGTTTTTCCAAAGAGGAAGATGGCACTGCGGCCCTTACTCGTTCAATATGAAAACCAATCATCTTTTTAGATAGTGCATCCATCATGGTGTATACACAATATTTAGTGCTGTCACTGGGGAGATAATATTTGCTGTCACCAGTCAAACACACAGGATTTGCCGCCAACATTTTGAAGTTTTTTCTCTGCTCTTCTTCCCACTTTTGATTTATAGAGGGAAATAAATATTGTACCTGGTTCTTAAAATATGTGACTTTACTGATGTTCAAAAGTCCCAGCAAACCAAATAAGTGCTGGGTCTTCATGAAAGATGACCCACTGCACAATACTGCAGAAGACAAAAGGAGATTTCCTACTGGCACAAGCCCAATTTTGGGTTGGCTTTCCCATAGACAGTAGCAGTGACTGTCTACACATGTTACATAGATGCTTATAAAAGACCCGatcctttttttctctatttttcgtATTGCTTTCCAACATCGCCCTTGATATTGACAAGGTACTTTATAGATCAGGGCATCAAGACAGCTTTCAAATACCATGAATTTATGTTCCTTTATGGGATCGTCTTGGCTTGAGCAGTCGGACGTAAGGCCAGCTTCACGCAGATCTGGATCAGAGTTATACATTTCTTCGGGCTCCATGGAAAACTCTTTGGAGGGATGGAAGGTGGAGTCAATTTCATGTTTTTTGCTGAAATGACTAGAGTCAGTATCCATTGATAAAGAAGTTTCAGATGTAAACTGGAAGACATCTGGAGTGGGAGATACTCCTCCATCTGTGTATTCAGGTCCACTGTCATTAGTTTGACTTTCAGATTCGGAGATGTGGGTTTGATAATCATCTGATGGGACAACATACTGTAACACAGGAGAACCTTCATCTACAGAGTTTTCAAGAGGAATCGGTGAAAAATCAGAGTTCGAGGTTTTCACTCGTATCCTACATTGTACTCGCTTGTGATACTTTTTCAGTTTTGTTTCTGTAGATACATTTCTGCAGCCCATTTTGGGGTCTGACTGGGTAAAACAATCCTTCCTCCACACATAGAAATCAGTTCCCACCCCAATAGATCTCATTGTGGTATTTGCAAGAATCCTTTGCCCACAATGATAACAAAAACCAGAAGAAGGACCAGGATCTTCATAAACCGTCATCAGCATTGGGGTAACTGAATCTTCCAGCCTCTGCCTCTTGAATGGTCGCTTCTGAAAGGATGGGAGAGCTGGGGATGGGATGATATCAAAGATGGTGGGGATGGCATCTTTTCTTAAAGCTTTTCTCCAGCCTTCAGCTATGACATAGGAGCCTGGAGAGAAATGCTTAGAGCACATTCGatatttgtctgat
This window harbors:
- the LOC143793134 gene encoding uncharacterized protein LOC143793134; its protein translation is MPACMVKGCPSGGRHHEEGVTLHVFPKNKEMIKCWLAQTGQNFGDLDEFAEKVLEGKKSDKYRMCSKHFSPGSYVIAEGWRKALRKDAIPTIFDIIPSPALPSFQKRPFKRQRLEDSVTPMLMTVYEDPGPSSGFCYHCGQRILANTTMRSIGVGTDFYVWRKDCFTQSDPKMGCRNVSTETKLKKYHKRVQCRIRVKTSNSDFSPIPLENSVDEGSPVLQYVVPSDDYQTHISESESQTNDSGPEYTDGGVSPTPDVFQFTSETSLSMDTDSSHFSKKHEIDSTFHPSKEFSMEPEEMYNSDPDLREAGLTSDCSSQDDPIKEHKFMVFESCLDALIYKVPCQYQGRCWKAIRKIEKKRIGSFISIYVTCVDSHCYCLWESQPKIGLVPVGNLLLSSAVLCSGSSFMKTQHLFGLLGLLNISKVTYFKNQVQYLFPSINQKWEEEQRKNFKMLAANPVCLTGDSKYYLPSDSTKYCVYTMMDALSKKMIGFHIERVRAAVPSSSLEKRACKKVLRNLLDQKLHVKMVCTARRVGIRKMIKREFCTIIHQVDAWQMAKSVGKKIERASRKKNCSALSSWVSPIMSHLWWCARTCDEKPDVLVQKWNSLLHHVVNTHSWQAGNGYEHCRHDDIPLDVCRRRKWLCKGGKAHNYLKTIVLNKRLQQDLRHLCQLCNSAELEVYHGATSKYQPKRDPFFVEDLVARTQLAILDHNNNVKHVQAMVMRGTNTCEPLCTPRINVENNARKHWFRRALYEASNHEFLFAIMRDVLVFASGSQHTDVPMVVRT